The Mobula birostris isolate sMobBir1 chromosome 1, sMobBir1.hap1, whole genome shotgun sequence sequence CTCCGGAAGGTTGGATCCGCCGCTGGCACGGAGTGAAGTAAGCGGAGGTGTGTGAAGGCCTCGTACGCCATCCCGGCGTATTGGGTGTAGCCCGGTTCTCGGGGCTCACTGACTCTTGTCCCTTTCCCCCACTACCCGCCTGGTCCTTCACTCGGCTCTCCTTGTGGTTTCAGGTCTACAAGCGGTACGTGGAGATTGGCCGCGTGGCCTACATCGCTTTCGGTCCACACGCCGGCAAGCTAGTAGCGATCGTCGATGTCATCGACCAGAACCGGGTAGGTGGTCCCAGGACCGGGGTTACTGTAGTGCAGGTCCTGAAGCCGGCCACTGTCGGGTCTCATCGTGGCAGAGTTACATTTGGTGTGGACTTCAAAATTTCCTTCCTCTGTGTCTTTTCTTGCTGACTGCTAGTCTGCAGTACTGAATTCTGTGGGCTGACACTGATCTTTAGCTTGCAAACTGGTCAACTTCATCTTGAGCTTGACTTGGTTTTCCGTGTGTGGGTAACGAGCTGGCAAGTTTGTGGGTGGTATTTTTACATCCTTTGTACCGCATGCCTAAATGTGATTTTTATATCCCCAGTTTTTTGTTTTGTGCCCCCAACTCTAAATAAAACTCTTCCTCACTGTGTTTTAATACTCCCAGGAAGGATTTGCACGTGGAATAACTGTTTTGAGTCTTTGATCTTTTCCTTTGGACAGTTGGGAACTTTAGATATCTTGTTTATGTGGCGTTTGTTTTGATACCTTTGGGAATGTTACATGTGTGTTTTGGACTTCATTAGACACAATTCTGATTTTGTCCATTGGTGTTTATCCATTGTATTCTGTTTAGTGTTTTGTTACTCCTGAATGAGGAAATTCCTTACTATAGGATTGCTAACTCCATTTCTATTCTCATTTTTCTTGTTCATTGCCCATATTTGTAATGCGCCCGAAATGGCTTTCTGTGCTTAGGGAAAATGGAAGGTTGCTAACCTTTGAAATGATTTGTGAAGTTGATAATTAAACATTTATACTTAAACAGCTTGTTTTGAAGTTCTTGCACCTTTAAATGTGATTTTTGAACCTCTCTCTCAGGCTTTGGTCGATGGTCCTTGCAGTAGTGTAAGGAGGCAGGCCATGCCATTTAAATGCATGCAGCTCACTGACTTCAAGATTAAAATACCACATAGGTAAGATCTTGATTTCATTTTGCTTAAATCTTAAATTTTTTTTATGTTTAACTTGCTGAACTCAGATTGGTTTgcagagtgtttccagcattttaagCAAAACTGAAGGTTAGATTGAAGTCAAGCCTGGGTTATTGGGCTATTTTTGAACTAAAATAATTTTGTGCCCACAGTTAAAGCTACTGCTTTGCATCTTCAGGGCCTTCGGTTCAGTCCTTATCTTTGTGCtatccatgtggagtttgcatattttcTGTGACTTTATTTGCCCTGTGTGTTCTGGATTccttccaaagtaaaaaaaagacctgcctatcacctcttctggtgcccctccaccctgagagtggcctcatcatggcatgtcagaatggggattggaattaaaacagTTGGCCatcaggaaatcctgctttttgcagatggagcaaaaGTGGTCCCCAATTTATGTAGGGTCTCGTTAGTGTAAAAGAGGCCGGACACgaggtgaccccagcagattcacagaagTGTTCTTTCATCTGGGAGGATTATTTGGTGCCcctaaatggagatgaggaaggaggtgaatggacaagggaaacacGGATGCATCTAGTGCTCCTGATGCTGCCTcctctgcaaaaaaaaatgctggggtGTAAATGCCATTTAATGTGGTTTATTGGCTAAGCATCAAgagttgatgggcatgtgagTGAATTGTGGGCAGCAAAATAGGCAAAGCTGGAAATGTGATTTACTAGATTGCTCTGTTGGAAGCCCGGCTGGCCCAGTGATGGCCTTCTGTGTTATAACGAGCAAATAATGTTGACTTTGTTACCTTCAGGACTGTTGTGATTGTATTGTGGTATGTTGAAATGTCTGCACATAGCAGAAACTACAGCCAGCTGAGTAGCATCAGTGGGGCGGTGGTGGTTGGGATGTGATATGCAAGGTGGAAAAAAACTGGAGTTGTGTTGTGCACATAGGTTGTGGAAAGATTATGATTTGGGGCATGGTAGAGAGCAGGGATAATTGTGTCCTGGTCACTGAGTCAGAAGATTGTACTGCTATAACTGAAATGATTTTACTCCCCTTGTTACTTGCTGTAGTTTGCATGATTTCCTTTATGCTGACTTTATATTTAATTTTCTAGTGTGCGTCACAAGTTTGTTAAAGCTGCTTGGGAAAAAGAGAAAATCAATGAGAAATGGGAAGCAACTCGTTGGGCAAAGAAGATCGAAGCCCGGGCAAAGGTGAGTACTTTTCCAAATGGCTTCCCTTTGTTCTTATTAAAAGATCTGCAGTGAACATTTGGTAATATTTTTTCAAAATGATGGATATACACTGTCTTCCCACAGAGAGCTAAAATGACTGATTTTGACCGCTATAAAGTCATGAAGGCCAAGAAAATGGTAAGTTTGTTTTGAGTTGTATACAGAGCCTTTTGCACCATGCTCTAAATTCTGCTGATCACTTGGGCCTCGAGTAATGAGATCACCTGTTGCCTGTTTGTGTATTAAATTGACTTTCTTTGTAGTGGTTTTGGATTGCTTGGGTAATGGAAGTATCTTGTGAAAGGAGTTTCTTTCCCATAATGGCTTTTAAGTTATTCATTAGAGTTAAAAGCATTGGGGACAACACTTTTATGGTCAGGTAAATGTTATTAGTAAGATGTAAAGCAAATTTAACTGAAGTCCAAAAGGTTATGCATACTTTGTAGACCCTTTCTGATTTGCATTATAGTCATAAAGGGGGGATGTGTATGCCAAATAAATTAGCGTCAATTCCAGATGCTGTCAGACAGTTCATATCTGGCTGAACAGCAACATGTGGCGCTGACAGTATTGAATGATTCATGTAGGCTGGATTGttagcaacaatctgctggagaaactcagcaggttaagcactttgggggtgggggtgtgcatTGTAGGTGGAGAATTGTCAATGCCTTGGGATGAAGCCCTGCATCAAAGTAGATTATTGATGCTTTGTTTTTATTCTTCTTCAGAGAAACAGAATCATCAAGCTAGAATTGTCTAAACTGAAGAAAGCTGCCAGCAAAAAGGCATGAATGTCCACCTTTGAACAAAACAATAAATAACATGTATTAACACCAAATTGTTCTGTCATTAATATACATCCAGTGTTTTGAGATCCTTGCCCAAGTAATGTAGCACATCTGATATTTTTAAAGTCATACAGTGTGGGGAAACAAGCCCTTGCTGTGACTACACTGTCAACCAACCATTTACACTGTACATCAACCACTTGTACACTTGGGGTGATTTACAGTAGCTAATTAATCTAGCAACccttggagttggggggggggggacccagataCTGTGACAGACCATACAGATATACAAATTCCTCACAGCAAATCCAGTTCTTGATTGAACCTGTGTCTCTGGCCCTGCGGCAGTGGCTTTTCCTGTTTCTGTATTTGCAGAATTTTGCTACGTGGGGGTGCTTAACAAACTATGCAATGAAATTGTATCTTAACATTGCACAACTTTTAATGTACGACAACAGCAACGTGTTTGGTACCATG is a genomic window containing:
- the rpl14 gene encoding large ribosomal subunit protein eL14, with amino-acid sequence MRPAWVLVRSGSGNSSSFSLARGRIAMVYKRYVEIGRVAYIAFGPHAGKLVAIVDVIDQNRALVDGPCSSVRRQAMPFKCMQLTDFKIKIPHSVRHKFVKAAWEKEKINEKWEATRWAKKIEARAKRAKMTDFDRYKVMKAKKMRNRIIKLELSKLKKAASKKA